The Panacibacter microcysteis genome includes a window with the following:
- a CDS encoding M1 family metallopeptidase, producing MKRIIFFCSLFICASALHAQELYMPRDVKQAFKNGTRSADGKPGKNYWQNRAQYTITLTAMPPDRNIKGSETIVYVNNSPDTIKNPVIKLFLNIHKPGAPRNYPATEDYLTSGVQVDAVKVNGAAYNWRQSNAPTTVQPLKLPQPLAPHDSVTLSFDWHFEISLLSNREGMIDSTTYFLAYFYPRVAVFDDINGWDRMAFMDSHEFYSDFNDYTVTLNIPKNYIAWGTGTLNNPERLLQPDFLKKYYASLTSDETIRIATKEDLAAKKVTAQDEMNSWKFTATNIPDMAFGISDHFVWDAGSVVVDDATKRRASVQAAYNDTAADYHKMVEFGKHALDWFSHNWPGIPYPYEKTTIFQGYAGMEYPMMANDETYDNPDFSRFVAEHEIAHTYMPFYMGINETRYGFMDEGWATTFELLIGRADLGTENAEDLYKQFRVAGWIGDASSAEDIPIITPGDAITGPALGNNQYGKASLGYLAMKDLLGDQLFKACLHAYMNRWNGKHPIPWDFFNTFNNIAAQDLNWFWHAWYFTNGYIDFSVTAVNKNKAGYSVAVANVGGFPAPFDLVVTYDDNSTEKLHQSPSLWKTDIKKAAISITTKKRIKTVAIDSGIFMDADDSNNQTAVQ from the coding sequence ATGAAAAGAATCATTTTTTTTTGCTCTTTGTTTATTTGCGCCAGTGCTTTACACGCGCAGGAACTTTATATGCCAAGAGATGTAAAACAGGCATTTAAAAACGGTACACGCTCTGCTGATGGCAAGCCGGGCAAAAACTACTGGCAAAACCGGGCGCAGTATACCATCACACTTACTGCCATGCCACCCGACAGGAATATAAAAGGCAGCGAAACAATTGTATATGTAAACAACAGCCCTGATACAATAAAAAATCCTGTAATAAAGCTTTTCCTGAATATTCATAAGCCAGGTGCCCCGCGTAATTACCCGGCCACAGAAGACTACCTCACAAGTGGTGTACAGGTAGATGCAGTGAAGGTAAATGGCGCTGCTTATAACTGGCGCCAGAGTAATGCGCCCACCACCGTTCAACCACTTAAACTGCCGCAACCACTGGCACCGCATGATTCTGTAACACTTTCTTTCGATTGGCACTTCGAAATATCATTGCTCAGCAACCGGGAGGGCATGATTGATTCCACCACTTACTTTTTAGCTTATTTCTATCCACGTGTAGCGGTTTTTGACGACATAAACGGATGGGACAGGATGGCCTTTATGGACTCTCATGAATTTTACAGCGATTTCAATGATTATACAGTTACGCTCAACATTCCTAAAAATTATATAGCATGGGGTACAGGCACACTCAATAACCCGGAACGACTGTTACAGCCGGATTTTCTAAAGAAATACTACGCCTCATTAACTTCTGATGAAACAATAAGAATAGCAACGAAAGAAGACCTCGCAGCAAAAAAAGTTACTGCGCAGGACGAAATGAATAGCTGGAAATTTACGGCCACAAACATTCCCGACATGGCGTTTGGTATAAGTGATCATTTCGTGTGGGATGCGGGAAGCGTGGTTGTTGACGATGCAACAAAAAGAAGGGCAAGCGTACAGGCCGCATACAACGATACCGCTGCCGATTACCATAAAATGGTAGAGTTTGGTAAGCATGCACTAGACTGGTTTTCGCACAACTGGCCGGGCATACCATACCCTTACGAAAAAACAACCATCTTCCAGGGTTATGCCGGTATGGAATACCCAATGATGGCCAACGACGAAACGTATGATAACCCTGACTTTTCACGCTTTGTGGCAGAGCACGAAATTGCGCATACTTATATGCCTTTTTATATGGGCATCAATGAAACGCGCTACGGTTTTATGGATGAAGGCTGGGCAACCACGTTTGAATTACTTATTGGCCGCGCAGACCTGGGAACTGAGAATGCAGAAGACCTCTATAAACAATTTCGGGTTGCCGGCTGGATTGGTGATGCTTCTTCTGCCGAAGATATTCCCATCATTACTCCCGGCGATGCTATAACCGGGCCCGCACTTGGTAATAACCAATACGGAAAAGCGTCACTCGGTTATCTTGCTATGAAAGATTTGCTGGGCGATCAGCTCTTCAAAGCCTGCCTGCATGCGTACATGAACAGGTGGAATGGCAAACATCCTATTCCATGGGACTTCTTCAATACCTTCAACAACATTGCAGCCCAGGATCTAAACTGGTTCTGGCATGCGTGGTATTTTACAAATGGCTACATAGATTTTTCTGTAACTGCAGTAAATAAAAACAAAGCAGGTTACAGCGTTGCTGTTGCTAACGTTGGTGGCTTTCCTGCACCGTTCGACCTCGTGGTTACTTACGATGATAATTCAACCGAAAAATTGCACCAGTCGCCATCTTTGTGGAAGACTGATATAAAAAAAGCTGCCATTAGTATAACCACCAAAAAGAGAATAAAAACTGTTGCCATAGATAGTGGCATTTTTATGGATGCTGATGACAGCAACAATCAAACGGCGGTTCAATAA
- a CDS encoding DUF1569 domain-containing protein: MQNLFQPESATGIVIRIARLKPTAIAAWGKMNASQMLAHCKAPLEVALGDRHLKPGIIALLFGKIAKRQLLKKKPFPQNLPTAKTFAVKDERIFSDEQDQLLTLIRRFSEEDPYKIAARVHPFFGKMSIEEWGLLQWKHLDHHLRQFGV, encoded by the coding sequence ATGCAAAACCTTTTTCAACCAGAATCCGCCACGGGCATTGTAATACGTATTGCCCGCCTAAAACCCACAGCTATTGCCGCCTGGGGTAAAATGAACGCCTCTCAGATGCTGGCACATTGTAAAGCCCCGCTTGAAGTAGCACTGGGTGACAGGCATTTGAAACCTGGTATTATCGCGCTGCTTTTTGGTAAAATAGCCAAAAGGCAATTGCTGAAAAAAAAGCCTTTCCCGCAAAACCTGCCAACAGCAAAAACCTTCGCGGTAAAAGATGAGCGTATTTTTTCTGATGAGCAGGACCAGCTGCTTACCCTGATAAGAAGATTTTCTGAGGAAGACCCATACAAAATTGCAGCACGTGTACATCCTTTTTTTGGCAAAATGAGCATAGAGGAATGGGGCCTTTTGCAATGGAAACACCTTGACCATCATTTACGGCAATTTGGTGTATAA
- a CDS encoding nucleoside deaminase, translating to MLPYSDEHFMQQALKEAGKAFEADEVPIGAVIVINNKIVARAHNQVELLNDPTAHAEILAITAACNHLGAKYLPDASLYVTIEPCLMCCGALYWSKVGRVIYGAADAKNGYRKYVETGINYPAPASPFHPKTTIITGVLQDECAGLIKEFFRRKR from the coding sequence ATGCTACCATACAGTGATGAACATTTTATGCAGCAGGCTTTAAAAGAGGCGGGCAAGGCATTCGAAGCTGATGAAGTACCCATCGGTGCTGTCATTGTTATCAACAACAAGATTGTGGCAAGAGCACACAACCAGGTCGAATTATTGAACGATCCCACGGCGCATGCAGAAATACTCGCCATTACCGCAGCATGCAACCACCTTGGTGCAAAATACCTGCCGGATGCCAGCTTATACGTTACCATAGAACCTTGTCTTATGTGTTGCGGCGCACTATACTGGAGCAAAGTAGGCCGGGTAATCTACGGCGCAGCCGATGCAAAAAACGGCTACCGTAAATACGTAGAAACAGGCATAAATTATCCTGCACCCGCATCTCCCTTTCATCCAAAAACAACAATCATTACCGGCGTACTGCAGGATGAATGTGCCGGTCTTATAAAAGAGTTCTTCCGCAGGAAAAGATAG
- a CDS encoding DUF1579 domain-containing protein has product MKKILALTTVLLLSATTTQTFAQSQEDMQKMMDYMKPGDMHKMLAGSTGKWKEEMTMWTAPGVEPMKMEITCEMKMILNGMYLEAVSSGNFGGMPFEGRNVVGYDNIRKIFQSTWVDNMGSGITYFEGPYDEATKTVTFAGKMVEPSEGREIEVKETMQFVDENTQVMTMYKIADGKEVKMMQIKLTRQS; this is encoded by the coding sequence ATGAAAAAAATACTTGCTCTTACGACAGTCCTGTTACTGTCTGCAACCACCACACAAACATTTGCGCAGTCGCAGGAAGACATGCAGAAAATGATGGATTACATGAAACCGGGCGACATGCATAAAATGCTTGCCGGGAGCACCGGCAAATGGAAAGAAGAAATGACCATGTGGACGGCACCCGGTGTAGAACCGATGAAGATGGAAATCACCTGTGAAATGAAGATGATCCTGAACGGTATGTACCTCGAAGCGGTGTCTTCGGGCAACTTTGGCGGCATGCCTTTCGAAGGCCGTAATGTTGTAGGCTATGACAATATCAGGAAAATATTCCAGTCTACATGGGTAGACAATATGGGTTCCGGCATTACATATTTCGAGGGCCCTTACGATGAAGCTACCAAAACGGTAACATTTGCAGGAAAAATGGTAGAACCCTCAGAGGGCAGGGAAATAGAGGTTAAAGAGACCATGCAGTTTGTTGATGAGAATACGCAGGTAATGACGATGTATAAAATTGCAGACGGCAAAGAAGTGAAAATGATGCAAATAAAACTTACAAGACAATCATAA
- a CDS encoding sugar phosphate isomerase/epimerase family protein, whose amino-acid sequence MSYSRRKFLQTSGLLTAGAMLASNNIFAAKDPLNAYGIQLWTVKEDMMKDAKGTLKALASYGYKQIEGFEGKNGMFWGMTVGEMKSYLADLGMTMISSHCNINDKFEIKAANAANMGMKYLICPYLGPQKTIDDYKRAADNFNAKAEICKKNGLRFAYHNHGYSFQMTDGQMPQDVMMNNTNPDLVDFEMDMYWVITGGANIDDYLKKFKGRWKLCHVKDRDKAADPKEADASVILGTGSIDYPSILTKAKKAGVEYFIVEQEKFTGSTPLASAEADAKYMATLKV is encoded by the coding sequence ATGAGCTACTCAAGAAGAAAATTTCTTCAGACAAGCGGTTTATTAACAGCAGGCGCCATGCTTGCTTCCAACAACATCTTTGCTGCCAAAGACCCATTGAATGCCTATGGCATACAGCTTTGGACCGTAAAAGAAGATATGATGAAAGATGCCAAAGGCACATTAAAAGCACTTGCATCTTACGGTTATAAACAAATAGAAGGTTTTGAAGGAAAGAATGGAATGTTCTGGGGTATGACGGTGGGTGAAATGAAATCTTATCTCGCCGATCTTGGAATGACAATGATATCGAGCCACTGCAACATCAACGATAAGTTTGAGATAAAAGCAGCCAATGCAGCCAATATGGGAATGAAATACCTGATATGCCCATACCTTGGCCCGCAGAAAACCATTGATGATTACAAACGTGCGGCAGATAATTTTAATGCCAAAGCGGAGATCTGTAAGAAGAACGGGCTTCGCTTTGCTTACCACAACCACGGCTACTCGTTCCAGATGACAGACGGGCAGATGCCGCAGGATGTAATGATGAACAATACCAATCCTGACCTCGTAGATTTTGAAATGGATATGTACTGGGTAATTACCGGTGGTGCCAACATTGATGACTACCTGAAAAAATTCAAGGGCCGCTGGAAGCTGTGCCACGTGAAAGACAGGGATAAAGCTGCAGACCCCAAAGAAGCAGATGCTTCTGTAATACTGGGTACGGGCAGTATTGATTACCCGTCTATACTTACGAAAGCTAAAAAAGCAGGCGTAGAATATTTCATTGTAGAGCAGGAAAAGTTTACCGGGTCTACACCACTTGCCAGCGCAGAAGCTGACGCAAAATATATGGCTACTTTAAAAGTATAA
- a CDS encoding gluconate 2-dehydrogenase subunit 3 family protein: MNRRDALSRVALIMGGTIIGAEAFLSGCKTATKYGESLNFTPDDVAYLNEIAETIIPATSTPGAKDAKVGEFMTVIVKDCYEEKDQKAFLEGMSKLDEASQKKNKKSFMESTPEERKALLIDLDKEAKEFNKSKKAEDANHYFTALKQLTLWGYFTSEPGATKALRYVAVPGRYEGCIPYKKGDKAWAT, translated from the coding sequence ATCATGGGCGGTACTATTATTGGGGCAGAAGCTTTTTTGAGTGGCTGTAAAACGGCTACCAAATATGGCGAAAGCCTCAACTTCACCCCGGATGATGTTGCCTATCTTAACGAGATAGCAGAAACCATTATTCCTGCAACATCTACACCCGGCGCTAAAGACGCAAAAGTTGGTGAATTCATGACTGTTATTGTTAAGGATTGTTACGAAGAGAAAGACCAGAAAGCATTCCTTGAAGGCATGAGCAAGCTCGACGAAGCCAGCCAGAAAAAGAACAAAAAATCTTTTATGGAAAGCACACCCGAAGAGCGCAAAGCTTTGCTGATCGACCTTGACAAAGAAGCAAAAGAATTCAACAAAAGCAAGAAAGCCGAAGATGCCAACCACTACTTTACGGCGCTTAAGCAACTGACCTTGTGGGGTTACTTTACGTCAGAGCCCGGTGCCACAAAAGCACTGCGCTACGTTGCTGTACCCGGCCGCTACGAAGGTTGTATTCCTTACAAAAAAGGAGACAAAGCCTGGGCTACCTAG